A window of Oncorhynchus keta strain PuntledgeMale-10-30-2019 chromosome 27, Oket_V2, whole genome shotgun sequence contains these coding sequences:
- the arhgef19 gene encoding rho guanine nucleotide exchange factor 19, whose protein sequence is MLPGYGFSPLPDFQPHLHVFRCRGECPSMWLPVSGESQALSEARDDRPLLRQCQHNHIAVCQQERQPPVTPSDNGHGSPTADAQHSTPLPLNHRKHIRTEAENGGWKSNPDQDTNTDLSSDSQMLGGEVELFIREDRRTDPPGQEKCERPMVVSTVFRPLHTAFSLPLFLPLSSLYRDTDYCNSQPPGSPSSHEPPEMQTPDTCRPQRRTSQGSLKEKSIRRKMRVYSPDSLTDDSLASPILDGDYLFSGPFDSFLEEDIGGDPVDATSPSSTGGTPNPQKTPPFSAEPLQLSEHSSVLNYGAVENSSATGGSSLARSSMAEHERRRFSASELISRLQLSQRKNSFTLKLGKSLSARVASRDRQNPSNFSPDYKSTSRHRGSGGASDSAPHSPVGPTPQLPSADKNTQQHRRSTGFTIKNLRKKSIEDDWCTPPTVSRSNRLSRFLPSSILYQEYSDVAINREILRQQGEEPGAEEEGLREEGAGETPSPSNLSPSSSFCSSRGSAFSLWQDIPDVRTSGQLDNFSNVERKLQEAKFELVTSEASYIRSLTIAVDHFMLSQELGECLGAQDRQWLFSKLPEVKDVSERFLQDLEHRLEEDILRFDVSDIVLAHCPALRRVYLPYVTNQAYQEQTYQRMLQENARFPGILARLEEDPICQRLPLASFLILPFQRITRLKMLVENILKRTTPGSRDEDTATKAFNELKKIIKECNSSVQSMKRMEELIHLNKKIHFEGKIFPLISQSRWLVKHGELLEVDTQTMSISGSKFKLPTRPVYLHLFNDCLLLSKRKDTWKFMVFVHAKIGQLKVKDLSQKLQGISGFIFHLQLCEGRQLKHQILLKAHTESGKQRWITAMFPSDPLEDIEQATENDDLSQVQCIKSYQAQEHDELTLEKADILQAKTITSDGWVEGIRLSDGERGWFPKTNVEEITSRSARLRNLRENIRVKCVTQKLEEELF, encoded by the exons ATGCTTCCCGGGTATGgattctcccctctccctgactTCCAGCCTCACCTCCATGTCTTCCGTTGCCGAGGAGAGTGTCCCAGCATGTGGTTGCCGGTCTCAGGCGAGTCCCAGGCTTTGAGCGAGGCCCGGGACGACAGGCCTCTCCTGCGGCAGTGCCAGCACAACCACATCGCCGTGTGTCAGCAGGAGCGGCAGCCGCCTGTGACCCCCAGCGACAACGGCCATGGATCACCTACTGCAGACGCTCAGCACTCCACCCCTTTGCCTCTGAATCATCGCAAACACATAAGGACTGAAGCAGAAAATGGCGGCTGGAAGAGTAACCCTGATCAAGACACTAATACGGACCTGAGTTCAGACTCTCAGATGCTAGGGGGTGAAGTTGAGCTTTTTATCCGGGAAGATAGGAGGACTGACCCTCCAGGGCAAGAGAAGTGTGAGAGACCCATGGTGGTGTCGACGGTGTTTCGTCCCCTCCACACAGCCTTCAGCCTGCCCctgttcctccctctgtcctccctgtatAGGGACACAGACTACTGTAACTCTCAGCCACCTGGCTCTCCATCCTCACATGAGCCTCCGGAGATGCAGACCCCAGACACCTGTCGACCCCAGAGGAGGACGTCACAGGGTTCACTCAAGGAAAAGTCTATCC GGCGTAAGATGCGAGTGTACTCACCAGACAGCCTGACTGACGATTCTTTGGCCAGCCCCATTCTGGATGGCGACTACCTCTTCTCAGGACCCTTCGATTCCTTCCTGGAGGAGGACATCGGGGGAGACCCTGTAGATGCCACGAGCCCCTCATCAACAGGGGGGACACCCAACCCCCAAAAGACTCCACCTTTTTCCGCAGAGCCGCTGCAGTTGTCAGAGCACTCATCTGTCTTGAACTATGGGGCTGTAGAGAATTCCTCGGCCACCGGAGGAAGCTCTTTAGCCCGCTCCAGTATGGCGGAACACGAGCGGCGTCGCTTCTCAGCCTCAGAGCTGATCTCACGGCTACAGCTTTCCCAGAGGAAGAACTCGTTCACACTAAAGCTTGGCAAGTCGCTGTCAGCTCGCGTGGCCTCCCGCGACAGGCAGAACCCCAGCAACTTCAGCCCTGACT ATAAGTCCACTTCCAGGCATCGTGGCTCAGGTGGTGCCAGTGACAGCGCCCCCCATAGTCCAGTAGGACCTACACCGCAACTGCCATCTGCTGACAAAAACACGCAACAACATCGACGTAGCACCGGATTCACAATCAAAAA TTTGAGGAAGAAATCCATTGAGGATGATTGGTGCACTCCTCCCACAGTCAGCAGATCCAATCGTCTGTCACGGTTTCTCCCCAGCT caATTCTGTACCAGGAGTACAGTGATGTTGCAATCAACCGAGAAATCCTGAGGCAGCAGGGGGAGGAGCCAGGTGCTGAGGAGGAGGGGCTAAGGGAGGAAGGGGCTGGGGAGACTCCATCTCCATCTAATCTGTCTCCATCCAGCTCCTTTTGCTCGTCACGAGGCTCCGCCTTCTCGCTGTGGCAAGACATCCCTGATGTCCGGACCAGCGGTCAGCTGGACAACTTCAGCAACGTGGAGCGCAAACTACAGGAG GCCAAGTTTGAGCTGGTGACATCAGAGGCGTCGTACATTCGGAGTCTGACCATCGCAGTGGACCATTTTATGCTGTCCCAGGAGCTGGGGGAGTGTCTGGGGGCCCAGGACAGACAGTGGCTCTTCTCCAAGCTCCCCGAGGTCAAGGACGTCAGTGAGAG gttcctGCAGGACCTGGAGCACCGGCTGGAGGAGGACATCTTGCGTTTTGACGTGTCTGACATCGTCCTGGCCCACTGTCCCGCCCTGCGAAGGGTCTACCTCCCCTACGTGACCAACCAGGCCTACCAGGAACAGACCTACCAGCGCATGTT ACAGGAGAATGCTCGCTTCCCAGGTATCCTGGCTCGTTTGGAAGAAGACCCCATCTGCCAGCGTCTTCCCCTCGCctccttcctcatcctccccttccaGAGGATCACACGGCTCAAGATGCTGGTGGAG AATATCCTAAAGAGGACAACACCAGGCTCTAGGGATGAGGACACAGCCACCAAGGCCTTCAATGAGCTGAAAAAG ATTATAAAGGAATGTAACTCCAGTGTGCAGTCAATGAAGAGGATGGAAGAGCTCATTCACCTCAATAAGAAGATCCACTTTGAGGGCAAG ATATTCCCTCTGATCTCCCAGTCTCGCTGGCTGGTCAAGCATGGAGAACTGCTCGAAGTGGACACACAGACCATGAGTATTTCTGGGTCAAAGTTCAAGTTGCCCACAAGGCCTGTGTACCTGCATCTGTTCAATGACTGTCTTCTGCTGTCCAAGAGGAAGGA CACGTGGAAGTTCATGGTGTTTGTTCACGCTAAGATCGGGCAGCTGAAGGTGAAGGACCTCAGTCAGAAGCTTCAGGGCATCTCAGGTTTCATCTTCCACCTGCAGCTGTGTGAGGGCCGGCAACTCAAACACCAGATCCTACTCAAGGCCCACACTGA GAGTGGGAAACAAAGATGGATCACAGCCATGTTCCCCTCTGATCCATTGGAAGATATTGAGCAGGCCACTGAGAATGATG ATCTTTCCCAAGTTCAATGCATCAAGAGTTATCAGGCCCAAGAGCATGATGAGCTTACATTGGAGAAAGCTGATATTCTTCAAGCCAAGACCATTACAAGTGACG